The Megalops cyprinoides isolate fMegCyp1 chromosome 15, fMegCyp1.pri, whole genome shotgun sequence region AGTCTTAACGTGAACCACAAAAGGCATTCAAACTTTCCCTttaagggagagacagagactcaGTATGACAACCAAACAGTAGTCATGGTAACTGAAGGACagatgacagaaacaaacagtaGCCACTGTCAACAATCCACATTTCTGATGGGAAATAGCCATAAATTTTTACCAAGCAGTCAACTGACCCAACCTGAAACCACcaatcatttgaaaatgatttcttaAATGGGATATGCTCCTAAAATGATAATTTAACGTATTCTTTATTTACTCTTTCCTATCTTTCAGAATTACTTGAATATCAAACACCAGAACCATCTTGTTTTGTTAAATCATTTATAGAATCGGCATCCACTACTTCCATCTTCggtttgtttgaaatgttgtaCTCAACTCATTTAGCTGGGACTGCCTAACAAATTGATTAACCAATCCCAGTTAAATGAACCGACATGACATCACCACTCATAAACAGAATTTTATATTgagaatatgtatatatatatacatatatatatatatataagtatgtAAATATGCCTCCATATGTAAATTGGGCTGTTTTTTGgtatattgcattatattgcaCATTCTGCTTTGCATACAATTTGCAACcatatatttttcaatgtactacactatatttcatttttgcatcGGCAGATAGcagatttttgcattttggagtacccaaaatgaataaataaataaatgaataaatgatggaTTCATGTACAGCATACAGGAACAATAAGTCATTATTATGTTATCTTTCACGTGTACATTACACATGTACATCACAAGGGTGCCATGAAGCGAAGCAACATTTGTGGTTTACTTGTATCACAGTTTCCCAATACAACAATATGATCATCACGGGTGCCATACCTGCCATTTATGTAGGGCCGTCTTGTCTCCCCCCGCGTTCTTCCTGTGAACACAGTAATATGGAACATGAAGAAGAAGGTAAGTCCAACAAAATAGGACCAAATGACTTCTTTCATACCGTGCATGTGAAACTGTCAGCAAAAGTAATTACAAAACAGCATTAGTATCGCTTTTATTCAAAACCGAACCGGGTGTTTCTCACAAATTGACATTATATAGCGCTCCCACGTATGCACGTATCCCATGTATTTTAATCACTCATATTCAACTATGTTGCGCAAGTACTAATGTACAGATTAAGCAAACAAGCGAGCAAGACGTGTATAAACACCATTACTAAAATATATGTTGTgatagttttttgtttgtttgttttctggtaAAATCATGATCGCTCACGTAGGCTAATATACAATATCTGCTTTCAACATTGGCTGTCGTCAAAATGTTCTCACCAAGAAGTGATAACGTTGTTTGCTATTACAAAAATAACCAGTGAAGAACGGAGTGAGTATTCCTTCCTCCGGCTGTACATCGAGGGGATGGAATTATACTCTTCCAGTAAACTCGTATCGAACTAGTCATCAAACTGCTCAAAAGGCGTTATGCATCCCAAAGGACACGCTGGCGTCGGAGTATGCTCCTCTTCACATACTTGAATATGATTAATGAGCAGCTAAAAGCCCTGAAGAGCTTACAATAATGcctctcttttttaaatgatctgaggcagaggggtgggggttgggggggtgaagcacaaaataaacaatgccACTTTTCCAATCCGTCATTTATCAAAGCCCTGATCCGACTTCCTTCGCTTCAGTCCGCAAGTGTGAGGGAAGCCCGCAGATCAATCAGCCGCGAcgcttgtttgttttaagcCCCGCCGTATGTGTTCTTTTCCCTCGTGAAATTACACTCATCGCTTCCCTCGCCATCATTTTCCGTGTATTAAAACCTTAATTAGAGCGGGGGATTATTTTAAACTATCCCCCTAGGCTGAGATGGGTGAGCGAGCGGGACTGTCGACGTTACACCTCTTCTTCGCTGGAGTGGGGCAGGTTTTCCACCGCACCGCTGTTACAGCGCAAAACAACAGTGGCGCTCAAAACTTCGCTGGCATGTCGCCACGGCTTCTTTAGCAGGTGATTGGAGGGGCGGTGTTTTGTTGGTAATTACAGAGCTGGCGCAGGAGTGATCCAACAGACTGAAATCGCATTCCATCCGCACGGCGTCATTGCTACAGGGAAGCTGCTGTAATGGTGATTCAACAAATTGAAATCGCATTTTATCTCCATGGCGCTATGGTTAATAAGGGACCACTGAAGGGGAAGATCGCTCTAAAATGgcttaaaaaaaggaaacactcCGAGGCTGACCGTGGACAGCGAGCGTTGCCTTTTCTTTAGAAAAGCGGGCGCGGGGTCCACAGGCGGGAAAATGTTTCGTTCGAATTCTGATAAATCTGATAACAGCGCTATAAAAAATGGTCACATAACCGCCAGAGATCTGTGAGAACGTCAACCCTCTGAAGGGGACGCTTTCTCTGTAAACAGTCAAAGGTACAGAATTTGGCATCACAGTCCACTCTGTCTTTACCAAACAGATGTTTGCGTAACAAAAGTTTGCCAGAGGTGCTGAAGGCCTACAGTCAGATAGCTGCACAGCCCTATATGTAGGCGTACCTGTGAACTGACCACTAAAAGGTTTCCACTCAATGAGGCCTGAACACAGCTATTTATAAACATTAAACCCatacttttttttgcagttacGTCATGTTCTTTGACACCTTGCCCCATACTACAGCCGGTCTCTCCCGGGCCAGTTTCTGAGACAGCAGACCAAATATACATATGAGGTAtcctttttcatattattatttgcGGCGTGAAGAAATACAGGGTTTTCCTTAACACACGCATCCTATGACCAAACAATGCAGCAAAgatgtgtctgtgctttattttttactgttttatagCGAGAAACATCGTGAAATGAGGTAATGGTACAGTCCTGCTGCAATGGACAATGGTTTCCATCACAATGCTGTCACTAGAACCATCAACAGACAACTGCACTGCATTTTGAAGGCTTTACATTCTGTAAACattatctgtaaaaaaataatgttctgacaaaaatgaacaaagagtATTTAACAAAtagaaatcaaacaaaacagccaAATGTATGTATCTCTAAATGAATTTATAAAGTCCATCACTTCAAGTTTATAAACCCCTACCTGTCCTGTATACCACGGTGAAGCCCATTGAAGCCCAAAAAATAGTGCAATCAAACAAACTTTCAGTTAGGTGAACTTACACATAACTGCACTAACCTCTACCTGTACAACAAGGCCTGTCTCATAAAACAGTGTTTCCTGCTGTGGGTCTGGGCATTTTCACATCTCTTTGTGATTAGCATCCAAAGTAGCTAAGTAATATGGCTCTAGCTATGAACATCTGTCTCCTTTTGGCAGCATGCCTGTAAGGTATGCAAAAAgctggtttaaaaataaatttatacatcatattttttagaaatgttAAAGGACAGTGGAAAAAGAAGGTACACCACAACTTAAAATCCTCTCCATTTCCCTGTGCAGGCCGATGACATGGCAGTAAACTTCAGTCACAGCAGATTTCAGTTGCTTAGTAACAGTTAAACAAGACTGAGCTTGCTTTGTGCGGTCTAAAATGTGCGTGGGAGACAGAGACTGGACATTATTGGATTGAAGTCCTTTCACCTCGGTCTAATACTGCGACTTGCAGCCCCCCGGTTTTATACGCAGAGTTCTCAGATGGCCTTATGGGTAGGCTAATTCGCAGAAGCAAAGACGGAAGAAAACTCTCCCAGGTTGTACAGTACTTTGGGGCACCATCCAGACTGTTAGCGTCAGAGCTTGATTCCTTTTCAGCTTGAGAACTGCACTGGGTACCATAGGAACACCTGGTAGGAACCGTATTTTATGAATTAACGTCTTAGtttattatgtaaattaaatcagttttattttacttgtgaACTGACATAAAATCTTAGCTTAGACTCAGTCAAAGCAAATTTTATGTTGTTAAATAACAGGCAAAGAGCTGAGCTAAAGAGAGAAGGTCCATAATAAACTGCCTGAAAAGAATGGCTTtgttcaattttaaaaagccacGTCATGATTTAGAACAATAAacaaatttctttttcattcaaaagaTCATGTTATGTCCTTGAAACAAACCGGACCATGCAGTActttcaaaaattaaatgtgccatgtttgtaatattatttttcagGATTAGATGATAATTACATGGCATATTTCAACAAGGAAATCAGCTGTTCTTTCTCATTATGacttattgtatttttattttgcattgatttgatttactctgatcattatttaattttgagTGCAAAATTGTGTTTGACTATTCCTATTCAAAAAGCCTGCTGTTACTGATAATCTACGGTCACATTCAGTTCACATTTTATTAACTGTGTGGCACAGCAAAGCCCGTGTAACATAACAGAATATAGCATCAAAACAAAGCTGAACCAAAAACCGACTTGTATCTGAAATGGTGATttacaaaattgtttttaaaagcctGTTCAGTGAATAATCACATACGGGGGAGTCTGTGAAttttgcatgtgtacatgctATTGTTCCATATACAAGGATATTATCAGAATCAGCTTAAGATGCATTAGCTCCTCTTCATGCACTTGAATATGATTAATGAGTAGCCAAGGGCCCTGAAGGGCTTATAATAAAgcctcctgttttgttttgtttttttttttaaacgggGAGGTGTAAGTGCAAGATTTCATATCAGTTCCCCAGCCGTCATCTATCAAAGCCCTGATTTGACTCACTTCACTCGCAGTCCCTTCACCCGAGTGAAGGAAGCCCGTAGATCAATCAGCTGAAACGCGTGTTTGTTTTGAGCTCCGCCATCAAcagccatttgtttttttttctaccctcAAAATTACACTCATCACTTCCCTCACTTGCGATTTCCGTGTGTTAGCCTTAATTAGAGGGGGGGGATCGTCTTAAACTATCCCCCTAGGCTGGGACGGGTGAGCGAGCGGGACGGTGGATGTTACACCTCTCCTTCGCTCGGAGGCGCCGCTTTCGGGTGTACACAATGCTGCTGTAGCTGCACAAATCGCGCTGCCGCTCACAACTCGGAATTCTGCGGCAGGCTGCCACGGCTTCTTTAGAGGGTCATCAGAGATGCCGTGTTCGCTGGTAATTACAGGGTTGCAGTGGTAGTGATCCGTGTTTCATCTCTGCAGGGCCATGGCTGTGGGGAGGAAGAAGGGCGCTCCGAAAGTGAAGATCACTCTCAAAATGGCCAAAAACGCCCTGAGGGTCACCGCGGATGGCAGACAGCGTCTCGACCTGAGCAAGCTGGGCCTGGACGCCTTCCCAAAGTGCATCCTGAAGCTCGCCAATGTGGACGAGCTGGACTTGAGCCGTAACCGCCTGCGGACGCTGCCGGACTGCATCGAGCGCTTCGCCAACCTCCGCCGGCTGGACCTGCACAGCAACCGGATCGAGCGGCTGCCAGACGCCATCGGCCGGCTCCAGAGCCTCCGCCACCTCAACCTGTGCGACAACCGGCTCAGCGCCGACGGTGTGCCGGCCGCTGTGGCAGGCCTGACGGAGTTGCGCTCGCTCAACCTGGGCATGAACCGGCTGGAGAGTGTGCCGCCCGCCGTGCTGGGCCTGGCGGAGCTGCGTGAGCTGGGCCTCTTCGACAACCTGCTGCGGGGCCTCCCTGAGGGCCTCGCGGGCCTCCCGCACCTCTGCCGGGTTAACGCCGCCCGCAACCCCGTTGCTGCGCCCCACGCCGGCAGCTGCGCCCAGGGCGCCGACCCCGCCTCACGGCCGGAGCGCCTGTACCTGCCGGACGAGGGTGACCTGTGCAAGCCCTGTCTCCAAAAGTGCAGGGAGGCGACGGCCAAGCTGCACGGGAGGGGGCACACTGATGCAATCAGGAGGCCCGATTTCTCCAGGCTGAGCACCCCGAACTCTGTGGCATGGGAGACCCAGGCGGTGTGGAGGATGAAAACTCCAGCACAGGGTGACCGCAGATAGCTGCACCCCTGCAAAGGTGCTCAGCTATGGGGATGTGCCAGCCCTTAGTATGATTTGTCAGTCATGTCTGTTGAGGAAGCAGTCTTTCATAGAAGTTAACATGATGTGCACAGGACGATTGTGGGGGCTTTCCCCAAACAGAGCTAGGAGTCAGAAAAAGTGAATATTTGGGAAACCCAAGCACTGCAAAGAATGAAAATTGCAGTGTaacattactgtaaatatttaattccaGGAACTGGTCAGGCTGTTTATTATGTACACTATTCTGTTCATTATGTACACTGTTCTGCTGAACAAATACAGATGCAGATAAGATTTGATATGTATATACGTATAGTGTGTACattgacacagacacaaacacacacacatagcagaTATACTACCCTACCACTTACCTAaccaaatgattaaatatgtataaatattccTATATATTGTAtaccaaaatacaaaacaaaaatgtaaagagcTTGGATTGTGGGGGGAATGTGGGGGAAATAAActtcaaaatacaggaaaattgaaaaaaaaacattagctaGTTATGGCAAATTTTATATGctataataacaatataaagcAGA contains the following coding sequences:
- the lrrc18a gene encoding leucine-rich repeat-containing protein 18, whose product is MAVGRKKGAPKVKITLKMAKNALRVTADGRQRLDLSKLGLDAFPKCILKLANVDELDLSRNRLRTLPDCIERFANLRRLDLHSNRIERLPDAIGRLQSLRHLNLCDNRLSADGVPAAVAGLTELRSLNLGMNRLESVPPAVLGLAELRELGLFDNLLRGLPEGLAGLPHLCRVNAARNPVAAPHAGSCAQGADPASRPERLYLPDEGDLCKPCLQKCREATAKLHGRGHTDAIRRPDFSRLSTPNSVAWETQAVWRMKTPAQGDRR